The Oncorhynchus tshawytscha isolate Ot180627B linkage group LG05, Otsh_v2.0, whole genome shotgun sequence genome includes a window with the following:
- the knl1 gene encoding uncharacterized protein knl1 has product MEPPDAASRTDDHVGSSKRRISSILKVPRTSIKFTGPELEESRVEVVKPVERRISRRVSFATSNDVLLFSKDVKNGSPVRSPLKNLTTTAENISIHTGSIDGSQPITGMETLLNAPLHVSQQRKKENVMFNQDDYGEKTMMFTGEDTAFMDMTHSHTILIANDSESSVVLPNEINVTTPTCGNMDFTFSMEKGKTGCFQDSTENYAPFKNPSSLARGIDPEFEHFLASITKSSGPMCNPIAPKSSTTVAFHRAASPPEKTNNRRFLAALNARRSGVDKENQLPALSATGGDCTVGSIIPQRQGPQFMNTSTMQTEQDHMDLTKSHTTLIDGKGVFQCVQTVSSEEQRLRGSTFSQVTVSTDPDEMELTRSQTVAIDSKAIWMFGPNPSQKIERKSVVFTSDPNKSQIFSGDDHGMEITSALNVPLQENVCAPTKKGESSPWMFPPENRISSVQQTQQTSYPYSDDMEMTRCQTVAIDSKSVALTEIPLLGNTRKSLSFMPASHRGVFFSEDGNGMDLTEALTGNIVSNSHIAINKPLQSLFTTTEMSFHSDLSTNVEMTSGQRSNKVLEPASSDPDDMEITKSLTAVIDSKYCVMEKPSLSKPKTKFDLGLSYVPPSMEYGNFSDDANSVKRALDQVKGFSVAISDPDDMEITRSQTVAIDTKSLNVVNRMQNTRKSISFMSASNRPNHMSEDDCGMDMTKSLTVSIDHRNGLNVTDETTGRLFPISKHQKETFEKSLIRAELSTDDMEITRSQTGVIDTRGFGGVTPSLQGGRGRFVSFLDSNKTLIGEDNNCMEMTQALTAQILTNVSHSAHGGETLARMSTISKTNFTGAKGNHFVEVGHKPDQRWASDSDDMDMTRSQTAVIESENIKMGNRDPFMGRQRLSSVRKTLQMVPPAEQSAHGEITFQLGVESLCSKKAPTSSDSDEMELTRSQTVAIESKVINMFSPETNPPLGNVSISQANDMEVKRVAEATRCRNNPVAVPSNLEEKKMARDETEMFSEDHEMEMTKAVTTQIEQHAPTNVKGPSSTTNAISLCLPEGHPREIPTNLTEHFDLKGLADRNDPDLKDEDCSFISNNPESSPIASSVSTEDNIPLKKAKTRRMSLADLQLKLNHMSRMINESTEVMGSCTAPLSHLMRTSDQHNVEPESFSTVDYGSKTMGLMTERPTSVNLEDHIIHNDKPNMTAPLNLKSKCLASRLSFGGFLPKLPQIAKPSESNQSNNVTDFGKRLKKNSLGGTHELRSNTSMENIDDEVLPDISSEEDLSETMDTKSPQRVDDKGNLFLGKVVKDVVEHEVFKEPVLTVTQCQKRPLPEEGHDDSMDEVKRNKPSTENIREMIPHTQVVQWDSNCTGAAADGSSSNSNLRCEGTFESSTYRQSQFESLLDNTGDYTSDVRKKLQDGSITVAEFLKLFSIDFVIHKPRQSILPARIVSDLDRKTEDLLIEKHINRPKQRVYETDCQILTEMVEGLKARLKDQDSLLQSVNGTLWEAVKGFSDEELLLVGSKLKERRTFFRKRSKVRSHEMKAVLYSDLVRTTREAQHNLRGNIEKTDQCLKDLDECLHDLEDELAAVEGTGVEDCEPTLKARQQGLEKVNKAIAKSERQMCELKLQKINSVDKVDRLRKETLELEKHIAMLDRVNEWKFVQKDDMKTVYSFLYESLLLEVQFEKPNGEVCEQTERNIMDITFQRQMDDEKSQCYSRLVHNLLCQYIGSETTWFKKYPTSRYIPMLLHDVGLVVSRCRLLGEEIHLMKKWGALRLDILDISCVDTQVRILFSSLKSFSKFEMTVAVTSAYPFGLFHVQNFQNHIGNATKDQVEDIVSSVTPAKNYLTKIVKRIHESLLC; this is encoded by the exons ATCCTGAAAGTTCCACGGACATCTATCAAATTCACAGGCCCAGAGCTAGAGGAGAGTCGG GTGGAGGTGGTCAAGCCAGTAGAGAGGAGGATCTCCAGAAGAGTCAGTTTTGCCACTTCCAATGATGTTCTACTGTTTTCAAA AGATGTGAAGAATGGCTCCCCTGTCCGGAGTCCTCTAAAAAACCTCACAACTA CGGCAGAAAACATAAGCATTCATACGGGTTCCATTGATGGTTCTCAACCAATCACAG GCATGGAAACCTTGTTGAATGCTCCCCTCCATGTTTCACAACAAAGAAAAAAG GAAAATGTAATGTTCAACCAGGATGATTATGGGGAGAAAACAATGATGTTCACAGGAGAGGACACAGCATTTATGGATATGACTCACAGTCACACAATACTCATCGCCAATGATTCAGAATCATCAGTTGTTCTGCCAAATGAAATCAATGTGACTACACCTACCTGTGGAAACATGGATTTTACTTTTTCAATGGAGAAAGGTAAAACTGGGTGTTTTCAGGACTCAACAGAGAATTATGCCCCCTTTAAAAACCCTTCCTCCTTAGCCAGAGGTATAGATCCAGAGTTTGAACATTTCCTTGCCAGTATAACGAAGTCAAGTGGCCCCATGTGTAATCCAATAGCTCCCAAATCCTCAACTACTGTGGCATTCCACAGAGCTGCATCCCCTCCAGAAAAAACGAACAACAGACGTTTCCTTGCTGCGCTCAATGCCCGCAGGTCAGGAGTTGATAAAGAGAATCAGCTCCCAGCTTTGTCAGCAACAGGGGGAGACTGTACAGTGGGCTCAATTATCCCTCAAAGGCAAGGGCCTCAGTTCATGAATACATCTACGATGCAAACTGAACAAGATCATATGGATCTGACAAAAAGCCATACCACTTTGATAGATGGCAAAGGAGTTTTTCAGTGTGTGCAAACTGTAAGCTCTGAAGAGCAACGGCTTAGGGGAAGCACTTTCAGCCAGGTAACTGTCTCTACTGATCCAGATGAAATGGAGTTGACCAGGAGCCAAACTGTTGCCATTGACTCCAAAGCCATTTGGATGTTTGGGCCAAATCCCTCTCAGAAAATTGAAAGGAAAAGTGTGGTCTTCACATCAGATCCCAATAAATCCCAGATCTTCTCAGGTGATGACCATGGCATGGAAATAACTTCAGCTCTCAATGTACCTCTCCAGGAGAATGTGTGTGCTCCGACCAAGAAAGGTGAATCATCACCCTGGATGTTTCCCCCAGAAAACAGAATCTCCTCCGTTCAGCAAACTCAACAGACCTCTTATCCATACTCAGATGACATGGAGATGACAAGATGTCAAACAGTTGCCATTGATTCCAAAAGTGTAGCCCTAACGGAAATTCCCTTACTAGGGAATACAAGGAAAAGTTTGTCTTTTATGCCAGCCTCTCACAGAGGTGTGTTTTTTTCAGAAGATGGCAATGGTATGGATCTGACTGAGGCCCTCACTGGAAATATTGTGTCAAACAGCCATATAGCAATTAATAAGCCACTACAGAGCTTGTTCACCACAACAGAGATGTCCTTTCACTCTGATCTGAGTACTAACGTGGAGATGACTTCAGGACAGAGAAGTAATAAAGTATTGGAGCCTGCATCCTCTGATCCTGATGACATGGAAATCACAAAAAGCCTAACTGCTGTAATTGATTCCAAATATTGTGTGATGGAAAAGCCTTCTCTTAGTAAACCGAAGACCAAGTTTGACCTGGGTCTATCCTATGTGCCACCATCTATGGAATATGGCAATTTCTCAGACGATGCTAACAGTGTGAAGAGGGCGCTGGATCAGGTTAAAGGTTTTTCTGTAGCCATATCGGATCCTGATGACATGGAAATAACTAGAAGTCAAACTGTTGCCATCGACACCAAAAGCCTCAATGTAGTCAATCGCATGCAAAACACAAGGAAAAGTATATCCTTCATGTCAGCTTCCAACAGACCCAATCATATGTCAGAGGATGACTGTGGTATGGACATGACCaaatctctcactgtgtctatagATCACAGAAATGGTCTGAACGTGACAGATGAGACCACTGGAAGATTGTTCCCCATATCAAAACACCAAAAGGAAACATTTGAGAAGAGCCTGATTAGAGCAGAGCTTAGTACAGATGACATGGAAATCACAAGGAGCCAAACTGGGGTTATTGACACCAGAGGTTTTGGTGGTGTAACTCCTTCACTCCAAGGTGGTAGAGGAAGATTTGTCAGCTTTTTGGATTCAAATAAAACTCTTATTGGGGAGGACAACAATTGTATGGAGATGACTCAAGCTCTCACTGCACAGATATTAACAAATGTGTCACATTCTGCCCATGGGGGTGAGACCTTAGCTAGGATGTCCACAATCTCAAAGACAAATTTCACTGGAGCAAAGGGCAATCATTTCGTGGAAGTGGGTCACAAACCTGATCAACGTTGGGCATCAGATTCAGATGACATGGATATGACGAGAAGTCAGACCGCTGTAATTGAGTCTGAAAACATCAAGATGGGGAATCGTGACCCTTTCATGGGAAGGCAACGTTTATCCAGTGTGCGTAAGACCCTGCAGATGGTTCCTCCGGCAGAGCAGAGTGCACATGGTGAGATTACGTTTCAGTTAGGTGTTGAAAGCCTCTGCAGTAAAAAGGCACCTACATCTTCTGACTCTGATGAAATGGAACTGACAAGGAGCCAGACTGTTGCAATTGAATCCAAAGTTATTAACATGTTTTCCCCTGAAACAAATCCACCATTAGGGAATGTGTCAATTAGTCAGGCAAATGATATGGAAGTGAAACGAGTAGCAGAAGCAACACGTTGCAGGAATAATCCTGTAGCTGTACCCTCTAACCTGGAGGAGAAGAAAATGGCCAGAGATGAAACTGAAATGTTTTCTGAGGATCATGAAATGGAGATGACCAAGGCTGTCACAACGCAAATTGAACAACATGCACCTACCAATGTGAAGGGCCCTTCATCCACCACAAACGCAATTTCCTTGTGTCTACCGGAGGGTCACCCTAGAGAAATCCCCACTAACCTTACAGAACACTTTGACCTAAAGGGATTGGCAGACCGAAATGATCCTGATCTGAAAGATGAAGACTGCTCCTTTATTTCTAACAATCCAGAAAGCTCTCCTATTGCCTCTTCAGTCTCAACAGAAGATAATATACCTTTGAAGAAGGCAAAGACCAGGCGAATGAGTTTGGCAGATCTGCAGTTGAAACTTAATCATATGAGCCGCATGATAAATGAATCCACTGAAGTGATGGGTAGCTGCACTGCACCTTTATCTCACCTGATGAGGACCTCTGACCAACACAATGTAGAGCCAGAATCCTTCTCAACTGTAGACTATGGGTCTAAAACCATGGGATTAATGACTGAGAGACCAACAAGTGTCAACTTGGAAGACCATATTATTCACAATGACAAACCTAATATGACTGCTCCTTTAAACTTGAAAAGTAAATGCCTTGCATCACGACTGTCATTTGGTGGTTTCCTGCCCAAACTCCCACAAATAGCCAAACCCTCTGAATCAAACCAGTCCAATAACGTGACGGATTTTGGGAAACGTCTGAAGAAGAATAGCTTGGGTGGCACTCATGAACTGAGGAGCAACACCTCGATGGAGAACATTGATGATGAAGTGCTTCCAGACATTAGCAGTGAAGAGGACTTATCAGAAACTATGGACACCAAGTCACCTCAGAGGGTCGACGACAAAGGAAATCTTTTCTTAGGCAAGGTGGTCAAGGATGTTGTGGAGCATGAGGTCTTTAAAGAGCCGGTCCTAACTGTTACCCAATGTCAGAAGAGGCCCCTACCAGAAGAGGGCCATGATGACTCCATGGATGAGGTAAAGAGGAATAAGCCATCAACAGAAAACATCAGAGAAATG ATCCCCCACACACAGGTAGTTCAGTGGGACAGTAACTGTACAGGAGCTGCAGCTGATGGCTCCAGCAGCAACTCCAACCTCCGATGTGAGGGCACATTTGAGTCGTCAA CTTACAGACAAAGCCAATTCGAGTCCCTGCTTGACAACACCGGGGACTACACATCTGATGTACGGAAG AAACTCCAAGATGGCAGCATTACAGTGGCTGAGTTCCTGAAACTCTTCAGCATCGACTTTGTCATCCATAAACCTCGACAAAGTATTCTGCCTGCGAGA ATTGTGTCGGATCTCGATCGCAAAACAGAGGACTTGTTAATCGAGAAACATATCAACCGTCCCAAACAGAGGGTGTATGAGACAGACTGCCAGATACTCACAGAAATGGTGGAGGG GTTGAAAGCACGTCTGAAAGACCAAGACAGTCTTCTGCAAAGTGTTAATGGAACACTTTGGGAGGCGGTGAAGGGCTTTTCAGATGAAGAG TTGCTGCTTGTTGGTTCAAagttgaaagagaggaggacattTTTCAGAAAGAGAAGCAAAGTGCGATCTCATGAAATGAAAGCAGTTTTGTACTCTGACCTTGTGCGCACAACTCGG GAGGCACAACATAACTTGAGAGGAAATATTGAGAAGACCGATCAGTGTCTGAAAGACCTTGATGAATGTCTACATGACTTGGAAGATG AACTTGCAGCTGTGGAGGGCACAGGGGTAGAGGACTGTGAGCCAACCTTGAAAGCAAGGCAGCAAG GGTTGGAGAAGGTCAACAAAGCAATTGCTAAAAGTGAAAG GCAAATGTGTGAATTGAAACTACAGAAGATAAACTCTGTGGACAAAGTGGACAGACTCCGAAAGGAAACTCTGGAACTTGAGAAACATATTGCCATGCTGGATAG AGTGAATGAATGGAAGTTTGTGCAGAAAGATGACATGAAGACAGTCTACAGCTTTCTCTACGAGTCCTTGCTGTTGGAGGTGCAGTTTGAGAAACCTAACG GAGAGGTCTGTGAACAGACTGAGCGTAACATCATGGACATCACATTTCAACGCCAAATGGATG ATGAAAAGTCACAGTGCTACTCTCGGCTTGTACACAATCTGCTATGCCAGTACATAGGCAGTGAAACCACTTGGTTCAAGAAGTACCCCACCAGTCGATACATTCCCATG CTGCTGCATGATGTGGGTCTGGTGGTAAGCCGCTGTCGCCTCCTGGGAGAAGAGATCCACCTGATGAAGAAGTGGGGTGCTCTGAGGCTGGACATCCTGGACATCAGCTGTGTGGACACACA AGTTCGAATCCTATTCTCCAGTCTCAAGTCGTTTAGCAAGTTTGAGATGACAGTAGCCGTCACCTCCGCCTACCCCTTCGGTCTCTTTCATGTGCAAAACTTCCAAAATCACATTGGAAATGCAAC aaaAGACCAGGTGGAAGACATTGTGTCATCAGTCACACCAGCCAAGAACTACTTGACCAAGATTGTCAAGAGGATCCATGAAAGTCTGCTGTGCTGA
- the LOC112250383 gene encoding DNA repair protein RAD51 homolog A has translation MAVRSEARVEAEAEVEEEESFGPQLLSRLEQCGISASDIKKLEDAGFHTIEAVAYAPKKELLNIKGISEAKADKVLAEAAKLVPMGFTTATEFHQRRAEIIQISTGSKELDKLLQGGIETGSITEMFGEFRTGKTQLCHTLAVTCQLPIDQGGGEGKAMYIDTEGTFRPERLLAVAERYGLVGSDVLDNVAYARAFNTDHQTQLLYQASAMMAESRYALLIVDSATALYRTDYSGRGELAARQGHLGRFLRMLLRLADEFGVAVVITNQVVAQVDGAAMFSADPKKPIGGNIMAHASTTRLYLRKGRGETRICKIYDSPCLPESEAMFAINADGVGDAKD, from the exons ATGGCTGTGAGAAGCGAGGCCagagtggaggcagaggcagaggtagaggaggaggagagctttGGACCACAGCTACTGAGTAGACTTGAG CAATGTGGCATCAGTGCCAGTGACATAAAGAAGCTGGAGGATGCAGGCTTCCACACCATTGAGGCAGTGGCCTATGCCCCCAAGAAGGAGCTGCTTAACATCAAGGGGATCAGTGAGGCCAAAGCAGACAAAGTTCTG GCTGAAGCTGCCAAACTAGTGCCCATGGGCTTCACCACAGCAACAGAGTTCCACCAACGCCGAGCTGAAATCATCCAGATCTCCACTGGGTCCAAAGAGCTGGACAAGCTGCTACAGG gtgggaTAGAGACAGGCTCCATCACAGAAATGTTTGGAGAGTTCCGGACAGGAAAAACACAGCTGTGCCACACCCTTGCAGTCACCTGCCAG TTGCCCATTGACCAGGGTGGTGGAGAGGGAAAAGCCATGTACATTGATACAGAGGGGACCTTCAGACCAGAGAGGTTACTGGCTGTAGCAGAGCG GTATGGACTTGTTGGGAGTGACGTTCTGGACAATGTAGCCTACGCTAGGGCCTTTAACACAGACCACCAGACCCAGCTGCTTTACCAAGCCTCAGCCATGATGGCAGAGTCCAG GTATGCCCTGCTGATAGTGGACAGTGCCACAGCCCTCTACAGAACCGACTACTCCGGGAGGGGAGAGCTCGCTGCACGGCAAGGCCACCTGGGACGCTTCCTGAGAATGCTGCTAAGGCTAGCAGACGAG TTTGGCGTTGCTGTGGTGATAACCAATCAGGTGGTGGCCCAGGTAGACGGTGCCGCCATGTTCTCAGCAGACCCTAAAAAACCTATCGGGGGCAACATCATGGCACATGCCTCCACTACGCG ACTGTACTTGAGGAAAGGCCGTGGCGAAACGAGGATCTGCAAAATCTACGACTCGCCCTGCCTCCCTGAGTCTGAAGCCATGTTTGCCATCAACGCAGATGGGGTGGGTGATGCCAAGGACTGA